The Fervidicoccaceae archaeon genome contains the following window.
GATCTCGGCGTCGATTTCGGGCTTCTCTACCTCGAGCGGCGCGTCGATCAGCGCTATCTTAGCCTTCTCGACCCTCTTCGGCATGCCGGGGTGCACCACCTCTTTGTCGAGGATTATGCCGTCGACTAGCATCGTGTCGAGAAGACTGCCCCCGTGCTTCTTCACGATCTGCACATTGTCGAGATCGACGTACCACCTGTCTCCTCTCTTCTCAGCCACCTTGAGGATCGCGTCGACAGCGATCTCGGCAATCTTCCTGCGGGCGGCGTGCACGGCCTTGCTGCTCAGAGCGGTCTCCGCCACCTTGATGAGCTTCTCGCGATCCGCCACGTCTATGGGCACGGCTATTTCGTCGATCACTCTGACAGCCTCCTCGGCGGCCTTCTTGTAGCCAGACACAATTATGGTCGGATGGATCCCCTTATCGTAGAGCTCCTCGGCGGCCTTCAAGAGCTCTCCAGCCAATATGACGGCAGTCTTCGTGCCGTCTCCGACCTCCTCGTCTTGCCCCTTAGCGGCCTGGACCAGCATCTTGGCCACAGGATGCTGCACATCCATCTTATCGAGGATCGTCGCACCGTCGTTGGTGATGGTTATGTCGCCCAGGCTGTCGACCAACATCTTGTCCATGCCCTTGGGCCCGTAGGTGGTCTTGAGGGCCTCGGCTACGGCCCTGGCGACCAAAATGTTAGTGCGGAGCGCATCTCTACCGGCGGTCCTCTGGGCCCCCTCTTTGAGTATTAGAACCGGGATACCCGTCGGTTCGTAGGCCAAGATCTAATCCACCTCGTTGACTCCCTATGTGGCCGCAGGGAGGTTTAATTCTATGCTTCTATATAAATTTTTCTCTCCTCCAGAGAGCTAG
Protein-coding sequences here:
- the thsB gene encoding thermosome subunit beta, with product MAYEPTGIPVLILKEGAQRTAGRDALRTNILVARAVAEALKTTYGPKGMDKMLVDSLGDITITNDGATILDKMDVQHPVAKMLVQAAKGQDEEVGDGTKTAVILAGELLKAAEELYDKGIHPTIIVSGYKKAAEEAVRVIDEIAVPIDVADREKLIKVAETALSSKAVHAARRKIAEIAVDAILKVAEKRGDRWYVDLDNVQIVKKHGGSLLDTMLVDGIILDKEVVHPGMPKRVEKAKIALIDAPLEVEKPEIDAEIRISDPTQMRRFLEEEERILRSMVDKIAEAGANVVICQKGIDDVAQHFLAKRGILAVRRVKRSDMEKLERAT